From Takifugu rubripes unplaced genomic scaffold, fTakRub1.2, whole genome shotgun sequence, one genomic window encodes:
- the LOC115248598 gene encoding amphiphysin-like isoform X2 has protein sequence MMMMIKIIFIIIKIVFITIRIIFIILILIILYQSILHSVSNKRECFPLKVPEEPSSIQEAELDEIPGADQTCADEAAPLENMPIPSVIIEPASSNEGDDDRDGDIISPTAASDNDVTTVSQTMKHMSPSGGVSGLPDDFLYKVETMHDFEAANSDELELKRGDVVLVVPTESAEDQKNPHKHELTKFC, from the exons atgatgatgatgatcaagattatcttcatcatcattaagattgtcttcatcaccatcaggattatcttcatcatcctcatcctcatcatcttgtaTCAATCAATACTTCACTCAGTTTCTAATAAACgtgaatgttttcctttgaaggtacctgaggaaccttcatccatccaggaggcggagcttgatgag attcctggtgctgaccaaacatgtgcggatgaagcagctccgctg gaaaacatgccgaTCCCGTCAGTGATCATCGAACCCGCCTCCAGTAACGAAGGTGACGACGACCGCGATGGTGACATCATCTCGCCCACCGCCGCCAGTGACAACGATGTGACCACGGTGAGCCAGACCATGAAACACATGAGTCCATCTGGAGGCGTGTCCGGGCTCCCGGATGACTTCCTGTACAAG GTGGAGACGATGCACGACTTTGAAGCAGCCAACTCAGACGAACTTGAACTGAAGAGAGGTGACGTGGTTCTGGTGGTGCCCACCGAGTCGGCGGAGGATCAG
- the LOC115248598 gene encoding amphiphysin-like isoform X1, whose product MMMMIKIIFIIIKIVFITIRIIFIILILIILYQSILHSVSNKRECFPLKVPEEPSSIQEAELDEIPGADQTCADEAAPLENMPIPSVIIEPASSNEGDDDRDGDIISPTAASDNDVTTVSQTMKHMSPSGGVSGLPDDFLYKVETMHDFEAANSDELELKRGDVVLVVPTESAEDQDAGWLTGIKESEWLARGASAQKGLFPENFTQRLE is encoded by the exons atgatgatgatgatcaagattatcttcatcatcattaagattgtcttcatcaccatcaggattatcttcatcatcctcatcctcatcatcttgtaTCAATCAATACTTCACTCAGTTTCTAATAAACgtgaatgttttcctttgaaggtacctgaggaaccttcatccatccaggaggcggagcttgatgag attcctggtgctgaccaaacatgtgcggatgaagcagctccgctg gaaaacatgccgaTCCCGTCAGTGATCATCGAACCCGCCTCCAGTAACGAAGGTGACGACGACCGCGATGGTGACATCATCTCGCCCACCGCCGCCAGTGACAACGATGTGACCACGGTGAGCCAGACCATGAAACACATGAGTCCATCTGGAGGCGTGTCCGGGCTCCCGGATGACTTCCTGTACAAG GTGGAGACGATGCACGACTTTGAAGCAGCCAACTCAGACGAACTTGAACTGAAGAGAGGTGACGTGGTTCTGGTGGTGCCCACCGAGTCGGCGGAGGATCAG gaCGCTGGTTGGCTCACGGGTATCAAAGAAAGCGAGTGGTTAGCACGCGGTGCTAGCGCCCAGAAAGGACTGTTTCCAGAGAACTTTACGCAGCGTTTGGAATAA